A region from the Andrena cerasifolii isolate SP2316 chromosome 9, iyAndCera1_principal, whole genome shotgun sequence genome encodes:
- the Hcf gene encoding host cell factor isoform X3 — MAAPMLKWKRITNPTGPQPRPRHGHRAVAIKDLMVVFGGGNEGIVDELHVYNTATNQWFVPSTKGDIPLGCAAYGFVVDGTRILVFGGMVEYGKYSNELYELQASRWEWKRLKPKQPKYDSPPCPRLGHSFTLIGNRVFLFGGLANDSNDPKNNIPRYLNDLYTLELLPNGATAWDVPQTHGHAPPPRESHTGVAYTDRNTGKSCLVIYGGMSGCRLGDLWFLDVDSMTWNKPVVHGPTPLPRSLHTATLIGHRMYVFGGWVPLVVDDVKVATHEKEWKCTSTLACLNLETLTWEQLTVDSLEENVPRARAGHCAVGVHSRLYVWSGRDGYRKAWNNQVCCKDLWYLEVSKPPAPSRVQLVRASTQTLEVSWTATPSAQYYILQIQKYDMPPATTGTFPTVSTQTSTAPTTTPAVVTPATVPVTSPPITTVAALPSTPTSARPSVAQTPVRIQSTVQSPIQKPVSSQAVTKPSSPMTPRVAGNLIRIRSPIVTTTPVTTDQTSVSNTTVTGQTPAAMSGIAALAAAAAATPKISMNNVPILPQATANTIRMKNVQPGQQIRFAAPGATVLRTTSPQQSKQIILQKPGQNISGQPQIVHLLKTGQGMVATVPKVSLIPGKTVQAAGAKPLNQGPTILRLVNPNTVAGSKILTTMKTSSIVAMSKGQNISGKQTIMITKPGGNGGLVGRNQIIVVTTGSGLRAVQAVTTSQAGSGQTGNITTPVNVLPLSAANHVTNQQGVKMIVVSSGAMGGGTAGKPITITVPGQGGVPKTVTIATKGGPQAIFNPGKSQIVTMPQMQKTPESVTVSGKPVTLQMSGGIGAKTVTLMPTSSSIVTTSSASDTIDTSKMLFVPSQKQPSASLASTSDGPATTDAALAALAAEAGLIDPVQEPSGGLSFMVATDDGGAGDGKVEDSCDGNEATTAAALVSQMGAGEPMQVDGDGNFVIPQVDGPTDILLSEDEENDKIDLDEDPAPETQQESPRVESTDMEQDIGAATTDDVHIEEAPAKDPEPSEEAATEPSASTSVTEEITTEPEPSTDEARPDESEVPMEVTNEPEPASENDMQIVSNPSSEEAQPKHEVAAAQSPADAPSEEASMPDAMEPSEHEESEQMENTDMKDTPMDTYTSDHEESPAPEHLSPEDSISQVSQEDSQDAEKTKEDVTEPAMDLAEESSSMEKLEDTDEPMVTDTSLTTADVNMPVTTPIITPEMQIKLEQPDEPMEQDKTSEPLVSSMNGVAPPEKEVDVPKPMTPIKIEMKEEPVKKEILKQEKINDSRSESGDDSTALTTLATAALGSAEQPIKMKPEQSEEEKKEVEWYDVGVIKGTSFTVQHYYLSGDEPLDITQPLTMDVFKGRTKISLEPGTAYKFRVAAVNSCGRSTWSEVSAFKTCLPGYPGAPSAIKISKSAEGAQISWEPPSSNVGPILEYSVYLAVRSASTALNNDGEPRTILSTPNQLAFIRVYCGSNNSCSVTNSSLSAAHVDTTTKPAIIFRIAARNDKGYGPATQVRWLQADPTTAVKSNPQVKRPGADIRSQASSPQKKVKPETASDNFP, encoded by the exons ATGGCGGCACCCATGCTAAAGTGGAAGCGTATCACAAATCCGACCGGGCCCCAGCCAAGACCCAGACATGGGCACAGGGCAGTTGCTATTAAAGACCTTATGGTCGTTTTCGGCGGTGGAAACGAGGGCATTGTTGACGAGCTTCATGTCTATAACACGG CAACTAATCAATGGTTTGTACCGTCAACAAAAGGAGACATCCCACTTGGCTGTGCCGCGTATGGATTCGTTGTTGACGGCACCCGTATTTTGGTGTTCGGTGGTATGGTAGAATATGGGAAGTACTCGAATGAGCTCTACGAACTTCAAGCTAGCAGATGGGAATGGAAGAGACTAAAGCCAAAGCAGCCAAAGTATGATTCTCCGCCATGTCCACGGCTGGGGCATAGTTTTACCCTGATTGGTAACAGGGTCTTCCTTTTTGGAGGCTTGGCTAACGATAGCAATGACCCTAAGAACAATATACCGAGATACTTGAATGATCTGTACACCCTCGAGCTACTCCCTAACGGAGCAACAGCATGGGATGTACCGCAGACACATGGACATGCACCACCGCCCAGAGAGTCTCACACCGGAGTAGCATACACCGATCGTAACACAGGAAAATCCTGCTTAGTGATCTACGGTGGTATGAGTGGCTGTCGTTTGGGTGACTTATGGTTTCTTGATGTCGATTCAATGACTTGGAACAAGCCAGTGGTTCACGGACCTACGCCGTTACCGCGTTCCCTGCACACTGCCACTTTAATTGGTCATCGGATGTACGTCTTCGGAGGATGGGTACCACTTGTTGTTGACGATGTTAAAGTTGCAACGCACGAGAAAGAATGGAAATGTACGAGCACATTGGCTTGTCTAAATTTAG AAACACTGACGTGGGAGCAATTAACAGTTGATTCGTTGGAAGAAAATGTTCCTCGTGCCCGTGCTGGTCACTGTGCAGTTGGAGTGCATAGTAGACTCTATGTATGGTCTGGTAGAGATGGATATCGCAAAGCTTGGAACAATCAG GTTTGCTGCAAAGATTTGTGGTACCTCGAAGTCAGTAAGCCACCTGCGCCATCCAGAGTGCAACTAGTAAGGGCCTCTACGCAGACGCTGGAAGTCAGTTGGACAGCAACACCCTCCGCGCAGTACTACATACTCCAAATTCAGAAATACGACATGCCTCCAGCAACAACCGGCACATTTCCCACCGTTAGCACGCAAACTAGCACCGCGCCCACCACTACGCCAGCAGTGGTCACACCTGCCACTGTTCCCGTCACATCTCCGCCCATTACCACTGTTGCTGCTCTTCCGTCAACCCCAACTTCTGCCAGACCATCCGTAGCGCAAACCCCCGTTCGAATACAATCGACTGTACAAAGTCCAATTCAGAAACCAGTATCATCACAGGCCGTAACAAAGCCATCGAGTCCAATGACTCCACGGGTAGCCGGGAATCTTATAAGAATTCGTTCTCCCATAGTCACCACTACGCCAGTAACTACCGATCAAACTTCCGTATCCAATACAACAGTGACTGGTCAAACGCCAGCTGCTATGTCGGGCATTGCTGCCCTGGCTGCAGCGGCGGCCGCTACTCCGAAAATAAGTATGAATAACGTACCGATCCTACCGCAAGCAACAGCTAACACGATTAGGATGAAGAACGTTCAACCGGGCCAGCAAATACGTTTCGCTGCGCCTGGGGCGACGGTGTTGAGAACCACTTCTCCGCAACAAAGTAAACAAATTATCCTCCAAAAGCCCGGGCAAAATATATCCGGTCAGCCTCAAATTGTGCATCTTCTTAAAACTGGACAGGGGATGGTGGCAACTGTGCCTAAAGTCAGCCTGATTCCTGGTAAAACTGTACAGGCTGCGGGTGCAAAGCCACTCAACCAAGGTCCGACGATATTAAGATTAGTAAATCCTAACACTGTAGCAGGATCCAAGATTCTCACCACCATGAAAACATCTAGCATCGTTGCCATGAGTAAGGGGCAGAACATCAGTGGCAAGCAAACGATAATGATTACGAAACCAGGAGGCAATGGTGGGTTAGTTGGTCGTAATCAGATAATCGTTGTTACAACGGGCTCTGGCTTGCGGGCTGTACAAGCTGTTACTACCTCTCAGGCCGGTAGCGGGCAAACGGGTAACATCACCACGCCCGTAAATGTTTTACCTCTGTCGGCAGCTAACCACGTGACAAATCAGCAAGGAGTAAAGATGATCGTTGTTTCCTCCGGAGCAATGGGAGGCGGGACTGCTGGGAAGCCAATCACTATTACAGTCCCAGGCCAGGGTGGCGTACCAAAGACCGTTACTATTGCTACGAAGGGAGGTCCACAAGCCATCTTCAACCCTGGAAAGAGTCAGATCGTTACTATGCCGCAAATGCAGAAGACCCCGGAGTCCGTGACAGTGTCCGGGAAGCCTGTGACGTTACAAATGTCTGGAGGAATAGGAGCGAAAACAGTCACCCTCATGCCTACGAGCAGCTCAATAGTAACTACTTCCAGCGCGTCAGACACAATAGACACGAGTAAGATGTTATTCGTCCCATCACAAAAACAGCCATCAGCTTCATTAGCATCCACGTCTGATGGCCCTGCTACCACTGACGCAGCGCTGGCTGCGTTAGCCGCGGAGGCAGGTCTAATAGACCCAGTACAAGAACCTTCTGGTGGCTTATCTTTCATGGTGGCTACAGACGATGGTGGAGCGGGCGACGGTAAAGTAGAAGATAGTTGTGATGGTAATGAGGCCACCACAGCGGCTGCCTTGGTTTCTCAAATGGGGGCCGGCGAACCGATGCAAGTTGACGGGGATGGTAATTTTGTGATTCCTCAGGTTGACGGTCCGACAGATATTCTCTTGTCTGAGGACGAAGAAAACGATAAGATCGATTTAGATGAAGACCCCGCACCAGAAACTCAACAAGAATCGCCACGTGTAGAGTCTACAGACATGGAGCAGGATATCGGTGCCGCGACTACGGATGATGTTCATATAGAAGAGGCTCCTGCTAAAGACCCAGAACCTTCCGAAGAAGCAGCTACCGAACCTTCCGCTTCAACGAGCGTCACAGAAGAAATTACAACAGAGCCGGAACCATCTACCGATGAAGCCAGACCAGACGAAAGCGAAGTACCCATGGAAGTCACTAACGAGCCGGAACCGGCAAGCGAGAACGACATGCAAATTGTCAGCAATCCATCATCCGAGGAAGCACAACCGAAGCACGAGGTCGCTGCCGCGCAAAGTCCCGCAGATGCTCCATCGGAGGAAGCGTCCATGCCAGACGCTATGGAGCCGTCAGAACACGAGGAGAGTGAACAAATGGAGAATACCGATATGAAAGACACGCCTATGGATACGTACACTTCTGACCACGAAGAATCGCCAGCTCCTGAACATTTGTCGCCCGAGGATAGCATATCGCAAGTTTCTCAAGAAGACAGTCAAGACGCCGAGAAAACGAAGGAGGATGTTACGGAGCCAGCGATGGATCTCGCCGAGGAGAGTTCATCAATGGAGAAATTAGAGGATACCGATGAACCCATGGTCACAGACACTTCTTTAACTACTGCCGATGTAAATATGCCAGTAACAACTCCGATTATAACTCCGGAGATGCAAATAAAGTTAGAGCAACCCGATGAGCCAATGGAACAAGACAAGACGTCAGAACCGCTAGTGTCATCTATGAATGGTGTCGCTCCTCCTGAAAAGGAGGTGGATGTCCCGAAACCGATGACTCCGATAAAAATAGAGATGAAGGAGGAACctgtaaaaaaggaaattttgaAACAAGAGAAGATTAATGACAGTAGATCGGAAAGTGGAGATGATTCTACCGCATTGACTACACTGGCTACAGCTGCCTTAGGTTCCGCCGAGCAACCAATAAAGATGAAACCTGAACAG agcgaagaagagaagaaggaggTAGAGTGGTATGACGTAGGAGTAATAAAGGGGACAAGCTTTACCGTACAACATTACTATTTATCTGGTGACGAGCCATTGGACATAACACAGCCACTGACCATGGACGTTTTTAAAGGAAGAACCAAGATTTCTTTAGAGCCTGGTACTGCTTACAAATTTAGAGTCGCTGCTGTTAATAGCTGTGGGCGAAGTACTTGGAGCGAG GTATCTGCATTCAAAACGTGTCTTCCGGGGTACCCCGGAGCGCCTAGCGCCAtaaaaatctccaaatccgcagAGGGTGCTCAAATATCATGGGAACCGCCATCCAGCAACGTTGGACCCATTCTGGAATATTCTGTCTACTTAGCAGTGCGGAGTGCTAGTACTGCGTTAAATAACGACGGAGAGCCAAGGACAATTCTGTCGACTCCAAATCAGTTAGCCTTTATTAGAGTCTATTGCGGTTCGAATAACTCCTGTTCGGTGACTAATAGTTCTCTCAGTGCCGCTCACGTCGATACCACTACAAAACCGGCCATAATATTTAGAATAGCAGCACGAAACGATAAGGGATACGGACCAGCAACGCAAGTCAGGTGGTTACAAG CAGATCCGACCACTGCCGTGAAGAGTAATCC
- the Hcf gene encoding host cell factor isoform X5 has product MRLLPTQVVCNGGRRLRRPLVRAVKLLIAIVFYATNQWFVPSTKGDIPLGCAAYGFVVDGTRILVFGGMVEYGKYSNELYELQASRWEWKRLKPKQPKYDSPPCPRLGHSFTLIGNRVFLFGGLANDSNDPKNNIPRYLNDLYTLELLPNGATAWDVPQTHGHAPPPRESHTGVAYTDRNTGKSCLVIYGGMSGCRLGDLWFLDVDSMTWNKPVVHGPTPLPRSLHTATLIGHRMYVFGGWVPLVVDDVKVATHEKEWKCTSTLACLNLETLTWEQLTVDSLEENVPRARAGHCAVGVHSRLYVWSGRDGYRKAWNNQVRVCCKDLWYLEVSKPPAPSRVQLVRASTQTLEVSWTATPSAQYYILQIQKYDMPPATTGTFPTVSTQTSTAPTTTPAVVTPATVPVTSPPITTVAALPSTPTSARPSVAQTPVRIQSTVQSPIQKPVSSQAVTKPSSPMTPRVAGNLIRIRSPIVTTTPVTTDQTSVSNTTVTGQTPAAMSGIAALAAAAAATPKISMNNVPILPQATANTIRMKNVQPGQQIRFAAPGATVLRTTSPQQSKQIILQKPGQNISGQPQIVHLLKTGQGMVATVPKVSLIPGKTVQAAGAKPLNQGPTILRLVNPNTVAGSKILTTMKTSSIVAMSKGQNISGKQTIMITKPGGNGGLVGRNQIIVVTTGSGLRAVQAVTTSQAGSGQTGNITTPVNVLPLSAANHVTNQQGVKMIVVSSGAMGGGTAGKPITITVPGQGGVPKTVTIATKGGPQAIFNPGKSQIVTMPQMQKTPESVTVSGKPVTLQMSGGIGAKTVTLMPTSSSIVTTSSASDTIDTSKMLFVPSQKQPSASLASTSDGPATTDAALAALAAEAGLIDPVQEPSGGLSFMVATDDGGAGDGKVEDSCDGNEATTAAALVSQMGAGEPMQVDGDGNFVIPQVDGPTDILLSEDEENDKIDLDEDPAPETQQESPRVESTDMEQDIGAATTDDVHIEEAPAKDPEPSEEAATEPSASTSVTEEITTEPEPSTDEARPDESEVPMEVTNEPEPASENDMQIVSNPSSEEAQPKHEVAAAQSPADAPSEEASMPDAMEPSEHEESEQMENTDMKDTPMDTYTSDHEESPAPEHLSPEDSISQVSQEDSQDAEKTKEDVTEPAMDLAEESSSMEKLEDTDEPMVTDTSLTTADVNMPVTTPIITPEMQIKLEQPDEPMEQDKTSEPLVSSMNGVAPPEKEVDVPKPMTPIKIEMKEEPVKKEILKQEKINDSRSESGDDSTALTTLATAALGSAEQPIKMKPEQSEEEKKEVEWYDVGVIKGTSFTVQHYYLSGDEPLDITQPLTMDVFKGRTKISLEPGTAYKFRVAAVNSCGRSTWSEVSAFKTCLPGYPGAPSAIKISKSAEGAQISWEPPSSNVGPILEYSVYLAVRSASTALNNDGEPRTILSTPNQLAFIRVYCGSNNSCSVTNSSLSAAHVDTTTKPAIIFRIAARNDKGYGPATQVRWLQADPTTAVKSNPQVKRPGADIRSQASSPQKKVKPETASDNFP; this is encoded by the exons ATGCGGTTGTTACCGACGCAAGTTGTGTGCAATGGTGGACGAAGATTGCGGAGGCCGCTTGTGCGTGCCGTCAAACTACTGATTGCAATAGTTTTTTACG CAACTAATCAATGGTTTGTACCGTCAACAAAAGGAGACATCCCACTTGGCTGTGCCGCGTATGGATTCGTTGTTGACGGCACCCGTATTTTGGTGTTCGGTGGTATGGTAGAATATGGGAAGTACTCGAATGAGCTCTACGAACTTCAAGCTAGCAGATGGGAATGGAAGAGACTAAAGCCAAAGCAGCCAAAGTATGATTCTCCGCCATGTCCACGGCTGGGGCATAGTTTTACCCTGATTGGTAACAGGGTCTTCCTTTTTGGAGGCTTGGCTAACGATAGCAATGACCCTAAGAACAATATACCGAGATACTTGAATGATCTGTACACCCTCGAGCTACTCCCTAACGGAGCAACAGCATGGGATGTACCGCAGACACATGGACATGCACCACCGCCCAGAGAGTCTCACACCGGAGTAGCATACACCGATCGTAACACAGGAAAATCCTGCTTAGTGATCTACGGTGGTATGAGTGGCTGTCGTTTGGGTGACTTATGGTTTCTTGATGTCGATTCAATGACTTGGAACAAGCCAGTGGTTCACGGACCTACGCCGTTACCGCGTTCCCTGCACACTGCCACTTTAATTGGTCATCGGATGTACGTCTTCGGAGGATGGGTACCACTTGTTGTTGACGATGTTAAAGTTGCAACGCACGAGAAAGAATGGAAATGTACGAGCACATTGGCTTGTCTAAATTTAG AAACACTGACGTGGGAGCAATTAACAGTTGATTCGTTGGAAGAAAATGTTCCTCGTGCCCGTGCTGGTCACTGTGCAGTTGGAGTGCATAGTAGACTCTATGTATGGTCTGGTAGAGATGGATATCGCAAAGCTTGGAACAATCAGGTTAGG GTTTGCTGCAAAGATTTGTGGTACCTCGAAGTCAGTAAGCCACCTGCGCCATCCAGAGTGCAACTAGTAAGGGCCTCTACGCAGACGCTGGAAGTCAGTTGGACAGCAACACCCTCCGCGCAGTACTACATACTCCAAATTCAGAAATACGACATGCCTCCAGCAACAACCGGCACATTTCCCACCGTTAGCACGCAAACTAGCACCGCGCCCACCACTACGCCAGCAGTGGTCACACCTGCCACTGTTCCCGTCACATCTCCGCCCATTACCACTGTTGCTGCTCTTCCGTCAACCCCAACTTCTGCCAGACCATCCGTAGCGCAAACCCCCGTTCGAATACAATCGACTGTACAAAGTCCAATTCAGAAACCAGTATCATCACAGGCCGTAACAAAGCCATCGAGTCCAATGACTCCACGGGTAGCCGGGAATCTTATAAGAATTCGTTCTCCCATAGTCACCACTACGCCAGTAACTACCGATCAAACTTCCGTATCCAATACAACAGTGACTGGTCAAACGCCAGCTGCTATGTCGGGCATTGCTGCCCTGGCTGCAGCGGCGGCCGCTACTCCGAAAATAAGTATGAATAACGTACCGATCCTACCGCAAGCAACAGCTAACACGATTAGGATGAAGAACGTTCAACCGGGCCAGCAAATACGTTTCGCTGCGCCTGGGGCGACGGTGTTGAGAACCACTTCTCCGCAACAAAGTAAACAAATTATCCTCCAAAAGCCCGGGCAAAATATATCCGGTCAGCCTCAAATTGTGCATCTTCTTAAAACTGGACAGGGGATGGTGGCAACTGTGCCTAAAGTCAGCCTGATTCCTGGTAAAACTGTACAGGCTGCGGGTGCAAAGCCACTCAACCAAGGTCCGACGATATTAAGATTAGTAAATCCTAACACTGTAGCAGGATCCAAGATTCTCACCACCATGAAAACATCTAGCATCGTTGCCATGAGTAAGGGGCAGAACATCAGTGGCAAGCAAACGATAATGATTACGAAACCAGGAGGCAATGGTGGGTTAGTTGGTCGTAATCAGATAATCGTTGTTACAACGGGCTCTGGCTTGCGGGCTGTACAAGCTGTTACTACCTCTCAGGCCGGTAGCGGGCAAACGGGTAACATCACCACGCCCGTAAATGTTTTACCTCTGTCGGCAGCTAACCACGTGACAAATCAGCAAGGAGTAAAGATGATCGTTGTTTCCTCCGGAGCAATGGGAGGCGGGACTGCTGGGAAGCCAATCACTATTACAGTCCCAGGCCAGGGTGGCGTACCAAAGACCGTTACTATTGCTACGAAGGGAGGTCCACAAGCCATCTTCAACCCTGGAAAGAGTCAGATCGTTACTATGCCGCAAATGCAGAAGACCCCGGAGTCCGTGACAGTGTCCGGGAAGCCTGTGACGTTACAAATGTCTGGAGGAATAGGAGCGAAAACAGTCACCCTCATGCCTACGAGCAGCTCAATAGTAACTACTTCCAGCGCGTCAGACACAATAGACACGAGTAAGATGTTATTCGTCCCATCACAAAAACAGCCATCAGCTTCATTAGCATCCACGTCTGATGGCCCTGCTACCACTGACGCAGCGCTGGCTGCGTTAGCCGCGGAGGCAGGTCTAATAGACCCAGTACAAGAACCTTCTGGTGGCTTATCTTTCATGGTGGCTACAGACGATGGTGGAGCGGGCGACGGTAAAGTAGAAGATAGTTGTGATGGTAATGAGGCCACCACAGCGGCTGCCTTGGTTTCTCAAATGGGGGCCGGCGAACCGATGCAAGTTGACGGGGATGGTAATTTTGTGATTCCTCAGGTTGACGGTCCGACAGATATTCTCTTGTCTGAGGACGAAGAAAACGATAAGATCGATTTAGATGAAGACCCCGCACCAGAAACTCAACAAGAATCGCCACGTGTAGAGTCTACAGACATGGAGCAGGATATCGGTGCCGCGACTACGGATGATGTTCATATAGAAGAGGCTCCTGCTAAAGACCCAGAACCTTCCGAAGAAGCAGCTACCGAACCTTCCGCTTCAACGAGCGTCACAGAAGAAATTACAACAGAGCCGGAACCATCTACCGATGAAGCCAGACCAGACGAAAGCGAAGTACCCATGGAAGTCACTAACGAGCCGGAACCGGCAAGCGAGAACGACATGCAAATTGTCAGCAATCCATCATCCGAGGAAGCACAACCGAAGCACGAGGTCGCTGCCGCGCAAAGTCCCGCAGATGCTCCATCGGAGGAAGCGTCCATGCCAGACGCTATGGAGCCGTCAGAACACGAGGAGAGTGAACAAATGGAGAATACCGATATGAAAGACACGCCTATGGATACGTACACTTCTGACCACGAAGAATCGCCAGCTCCTGAACATTTGTCGCCCGAGGATAGCATATCGCAAGTTTCTCAAGAAGACAGTCAAGACGCCGAGAAAACGAAGGAGGATGTTACGGAGCCAGCGATGGATCTCGCCGAGGAGAGTTCATCAATGGAGAAATTAGAGGATACCGATGAACCCATGGTCACAGACACTTCTTTAACTACTGCCGATGTAAATATGCCAGTAACAACTCCGATTATAACTCCGGAGATGCAAATAAAGTTAGAGCAACCCGATGAGCCAATGGAACAAGACAAGACGTCAGAACCGCTAGTGTCATCTATGAATGGTGTCGCTCCTCCTGAAAAGGAGGTGGATGTCCCGAAACCGATGACTCCGATAAAAATAGAGATGAAGGAGGAACctgtaaaaaaggaaattttgaAACAAGAGAAGATTAATGACAGTAGATCGGAAAGTGGAGATGATTCTACCGCATTGACTACACTGGCTACAGCTGCCTTAGGTTCCGCCGAGCAACCAATAAAGATGAAACCTGAACAG agcgaagaagagaagaaggaggTAGAGTGGTATGACGTAGGAGTAATAAAGGGGACAAGCTTTACCGTACAACATTACTATTTATCTGGTGACGAGCCATTGGACATAACACAGCCACTGACCATGGACGTTTTTAAAGGAAGAACCAAGATTTCTTTAGAGCCTGGTACTGCTTACAAATTTAGAGTCGCTGCTGTTAATAGCTGTGGGCGAAGTACTTGGAGCGAG GTATCTGCATTCAAAACGTGTCTTCCGGGGTACCCCGGAGCGCCTAGCGCCAtaaaaatctccaaatccgcagAGGGTGCTCAAATATCATGGGAACCGCCATCCAGCAACGTTGGACCCATTCTGGAATATTCTGTCTACTTAGCAGTGCGGAGTGCTAGTACTGCGTTAAATAACGACGGAGAGCCAAGGACAATTCTGTCGACTCCAAATCAGTTAGCCTTTATTAGAGTCTATTGCGGTTCGAATAACTCCTGTTCGGTGACTAATAGTTCTCTCAGTGCCGCTCACGTCGATACCACTACAAAACCGGCCATAATATTTAGAATAGCAGCACGAAACGATAAGGGATACGGACCAGCAACGCAAGTCAGGTGGTTACAAG CAGATCCGACCACTGCCGTGAAGAGTAATCC